The following are from one region of the Sandaracinus amylolyticus genome:
- a CDS encoding DUF1361 domain-containing protein, with amino-acid sequence MRSRSSLLLSALAIVMLVARVSRTGSLDLAFLGWNLVLAWAPVAPELLTRGALARDRLELAVPAALAWWLFFPNAIYLVTDLVYAGHGPGALRWYDAVMCASFAFAGATIAIGSLERMRCALAERTGERASWMLAAIVWLSSGVGVWLGRVQRWNSWDVITDPLAIARDAAHLVLAPRAHLGAWVVALTFAALLAVLQLGAREARTLETR; translated from the coding sequence ATGCGCTCTCGATCGTCGCTCCTGCTCTCCGCGCTCGCGATCGTGATGCTCGTCGCGCGCGTCTCGCGCACCGGCTCGCTCGATCTCGCGTTCCTCGGGTGGAACCTCGTGCTCGCGTGGGCACCCGTCGCGCCCGAGCTCCTCACGCGTGGTGCGCTCGCGCGCGATCGCCTCGAGCTCGCGGTCCCGGCTGCGCTCGCGTGGTGGCTCTTCTTCCCGAACGCGATCTACCTGGTGACCGATCTCGTGTACGCGGGGCACGGGCCGGGTGCGCTGCGCTGGTACGACGCGGTGATGTGCGCGTCGTTCGCGTTCGCCGGCGCCACGATCGCGATCGGCTCGCTCGAGCGCATGCGCTGCGCGCTCGCGGAGCGCACCGGTGAGCGCGCGAGCTGGATGCTCGCCGCGATCGTGTGGCTCTCGAGCGGCGTCGGCGTGTGGCTCGGCCGCGTGCAGCGCTGGAATTCGTGGGACGTAATCACCGATCCGCTCGCGATCGCACGCGACGCCGCGCACCTCGTGCTCGCGCCGCGTGCGCACCTCGGCGCGTGGGTCGTCGCGCTCACGTTCGCGGCCCTGCTCGCCGTGCTGCAGCTCGGCGCACGCGAGGCGCGGACCCTCGAGACGCGATGA